In Oryza brachyantha chromosome 2, ObraRS2, whole genome shotgun sequence, a single window of DNA contains:
- the LOC102701978 gene encoding F-box/kelch-repeat protein At1g74510-like has protein sequence MLEGQSCLISRSLPSSCDQESRLAYMTYHLLEITRSKRVSGAPRIEQDSFAAVAGLTKRPKSAKNQESEQLDCQGSNDQGFSDSSTLISSIGRDNSISCLARCSRSDYGSIASVNRNFHSLVRSGELYKERRQLGIAEHWVYFSCNVQEWEAYDPYRSRWMTLPKMPHNECFMCSDKESLAVGTELLVFGKEILSHIVLSYSILTNSWSPGVDMNAPRCLFGSASFGEKAIVAGGMDAQGRVLRSAELYNSETKKWITLPCMNKPRRMCSGVFMDGKFYVIGGMASNTEVLTCGEEYDLERGTWTVIENMSEGLNGASGAPPLVAVVENELYAAQYAGKLVRRYNKKDNTWTTLGELPERPEAVNGWGIAFRGCGERLLVIGGPRVMGGGMIELHSWIPREGPLRWNMIGSKPSGNFVYNCAVMGC, from the coding sequence ATGTTGGAAGGTCAATCTTGCTTGATCTCAAGGTCTTTGCCAAGCTCCTGTGATCAGGAATCCAGATTAGCATACATGACCTACCACCTCCTTGAGATAACGAGGAGTAAACGAGTATCAGGGGCTCCGAGGATTGAACAAGATAGTTTCGCTGCAGTAGCAGGACTGACCAAAAGGCCTAAATCTGCCAAGAACCAGGAGTCTGAGCAACTGGATTGTCAAGGCAGCAATGATCAGGGCTTTTCGGATTCAAGTACCCTTATAAGTTCTATTGGTCGTGATAACTCAATCAGTTGCCTTGCCCGCTGCTCTCGTTCAGATTATGGTTCCATTGCATCAGTCAATCGGAACTTCCACTCACTTGTCCGCAGTGGGGAGCTGTACAAGGAACGGCGTCAGTTGGGGATTGCAGAACATTGGGTCTACTTCTCTTGCAACGTGCAGGAGTGGGAGGCTTATGACCCTTACCGTTCCCGATGGATGACACTCCCAAAGATGCCGCATAATGAGTGTTTCATGTGCTCAGACAAGGAGTCACTTGCAGTGGGCACCGAACTCCTGGTTTTTGGCAAGGAGATTCTTTCCCACATTGTTCTGAGTTATAGTATTCTGACAAACTCATGGTCGCCTGGTGTTGATATGAATGCCCCCAGATGCTTGTTTGGATCAGCTAGCTTCGGAGAGAAAGCAATTGTAGCTGGTGGCATGGATGCTCAAGGTCGGGTGCTGCGCTCCGCTGAGCTGTACAACTCTGAAACTAAGAAATGGATAACACTTCCATGCATGAACAAGCCTAGGCGAATGTGTTCTGGGGTCTTTATGGATGGCAAATTTTACGTAATTGGGGGAATGGCCAGTAACACAGAGGTGCTGACCTGCGGAGAAGAGTATGATTTGGAGAGAGGTACTTGGACGGTGATAGAGAACATGTCTGAGGGGCTCAATGGTGCAAGTGGTGCACCTCCCCTTGTTGCTGTTGTTGAAAATGAGTTATATGCTGCACAATATGCAGGAAAGTTAGTAAGGAGGTATAACAAAAAGGATAACACATGGACAACACTGGGAGAGTTACCAGAGCGGCCAGAAGCTGTGAATGGCTGGGGTATTGCATTCCGAGGATGTGGAGAGCGGCTCTTGGTGATTGGTGGACCAAGAGTGATGGGAGGGGGGATGATTGAGCTCCATTCATGGATCCCGAGGGAGGGGCCGTTGCGATGGAACATGATCGGGAGCAAGCCTTCTGGTAACTTTGTTTATAACTGTGCTGTCATGGGGTGCTGA